A DNA window from Candidatus Amarolinea dominans contains the following coding sequences:
- a CDS encoding response regulator transcription factor, which yields MIRVLVVDDHPVVRHGLVSILKFEKDMELVGDAADGPEAVRLILERRPDVVLLDLRLPTFSGIEVMRQVRGRMPAVRFLVLTTYDTDEYIGPALAAGAQGYLLKDAMPDDLARGVRAVMQGGAALEPQVAARLLERMSGAESDEELSARELDVLRLLVSGASNKAIAAQLNLSENTIKTHLSHIFGKLGVQSRAEAVATALRRRLVPLNDERQARGSAV from the coding sequence ATGATTCGTGTACTGGTGGTGGACGATCATCCGGTGGTCAGGCACGGCCTGGTGTCCATTCTCAAGTTCGAAAAGGACATGGAACTGGTCGGCGATGCGGCCGACGGGCCGGAGGCGGTGCGCCTGATTCTGGAGCGACGGCCCGATGTGGTACTGCTCGATCTGCGCCTGCCGACGTTTAGCGGCATCGAAGTGATGCGCCAGGTGCGCGGCCGGATGCCGGCGGTGCGCTTCCTGGTGTTGACCACCTATGACACCGATGAATACATCGGCCCGGCGCTGGCGGCCGGTGCGCAGGGGTATCTGCTGAAGGATGCCATGCCTGACGATCTGGCGCGGGGCGTGCGTGCGGTCATGCAGGGCGGCGCCGCGCTGGAGCCGCAGGTCGCCGCACGCCTGCTGGAGCGGATGAGCGGTGCGGAAAGCGATGAGGAGTTGTCGGCGCGCGAACTGGACGTGCTGCGCTTGCTGGTGTCTGGCGCCAGCAACAAGGCCATCGCCGCGCAGCTCAACCTTTCTGAAAACACGATCAAGACCCACCTCAGCCACATCTTTGGCAAGTTGGGTGTGCAGAGCCGGGCCGAAGCGGTGGCGACCGCCCTGCGCCGGCGCCTGGTGCCGCTCAACGACGAGCGCCAGGCGCGCGGGAGCGCGGTGTAA
- a CDS encoding fibronectin type III domain-containing protein translates to MKRIVGTIIAPRLRGRGGWSILWLVILLGAGGWSIARATPGGVGNALTVTVLSPNGGEAWAGGQVQQITWTTTGVVTATNPITLLVSWNGGNSYTPIATNLADVGVYPWTVPAQNAADARIKVVVVEQDGASASDESDGPFIVDSQIQVPGGLSASPYQTWTRTNVFTLTWTNPPDLSGIVGAYYKWNTEPQGPTDGVYVATTLPIITGLVAPGDGKHSIYLWLKDRAGNLNAAQRNALFSAFWYDGSAPTSSVELSGIAGNNGWYRSGVDASLSALDPDPGSGVQAIYHQLNNQPVQTSTSFSIAASGIYELRYAALDRAGNREVTRTLNIRIDNLAPTSHATINGTPGDGGWYLQPITVQLTAADDLSGVTGIRYRIDSGAWFTGTEIMLDSDGDHRLEFQAVDEAGNVEAIQTLRLPLDQTAPSTAYQPDPSSIVGDNGWYRSFITITLIPLDLGSGIANTYYRIDGGAWQAGTHLVLNQEGEHTIEFYSVDVAGNVEIPFPVALKIDTQAPPTPAPPQTAPLSWTNLNSFDFIWSRPNDRSGIAGAYYRLGTPPTFNQDGTFTDIQVVDNIALPAEGSYDLYLWLRDGAGNVDYRRAVYVANAFRYDTTPPTTQAELTGALGENNWYVGPVTVSLTAADALAGVGSTLFRVDTRAWQTGTIALISGADKHTLTYFSTDLANNVEPPHVQTVRIDPDAPGPPQQVSVSPSGWSHVNSFAVAWTSPLDLSGVAGIHYKFDQAPVGPYDGAYLPGVSFASGLQVEGEGQHTLYLWLQDFAGNVDHNQHIRLLNAARYDATAPLTTFRASGTAGSNGWYSSPVEVTLTPSDAGSGVASTRYRINSGAWITGTQFTLGYDGQHLIEYHSSDVAGNNETVQLRTMNIDATAPSARIEGLAPFQVTPVFTLRWSGRDQPGSGVTGYDVQTRAGRSGTWRTIATNAQFTSIQVTGQIGQTTYVRVRARDAAGNVGAYSGGNGDSATYINGVTNGEFETGSFSGWSSGGAMPTSLAPPPAPPPTGAGAYSALLGSPAYGHGYPNPVVPVGSAAVSQTVTVPLISEWPLMRLSFWYRVFTYDVVYHPGRQKHYDSFEVYVLSSTGVTITRLLQDGNTDLSLVGPDKPVIDLGWKLVSFDLSLYAGQTIRLWFGNFNRQDGYYNTYTYLDSVRITTPVRRTLYLPQVR, encoded by the coding sequence ATGAAACGGATTGTCGGTACGATCATTGCCCCACGCCTGCGCGGGCGCGGCGGCTGGAGTATTCTCTGGTTGGTCATCCTGCTCGGCGCGGGTGGGTGGAGCATCGCGCGCGCGACGCCAGGCGGGGTGGGCAACGCGCTGACGGTGACCGTCCTCAGCCCCAACGGCGGCGAGGCCTGGGCCGGCGGCCAGGTTCAGCAGATCACTTGGACCACAACCGGCGTTGTCACGGCCACCAACCCCATCACCCTGCTCGTTTCCTGGAACGGCGGTAACAGCTACACGCCCATCGCAACGAATCTGGCCGACGTAGGGGTCTATCCGTGGACTGTCCCTGCGCAGAATGCCGCGGACGCCCGTATCAAGGTTGTGGTGGTGGAGCAGGATGGCGCCAGCGCCAGCGACGAGAGCGATGGCCCCTTCATCGTGGATAGCCAGATTCAGGTGCCAGGCGGGCTGAGCGCCTCTCCTTACCAGACCTGGACTCGCACTAACGTCTTCACCCTGACCTGGACGAACCCGCCCGATCTTTCAGGAATCGTGGGCGCTTACTATAAATGGAACACGGAACCGCAGGGACCGACCGACGGCGTCTACGTCGCCACCACCCTGCCGATCATTACGGGGTTGGTTGCCCCAGGCGACGGCAAACACAGCATCTACCTGTGGCTCAAGGACCGCGCCGGCAACCTGAACGCGGCGCAGCGCAACGCCCTCTTCAGCGCCTTCTGGTATGACGGCAGCGCACCGACCAGCAGCGTGGAGTTGAGCGGTATCGCCGGCAACAACGGCTGGTATCGCAGCGGCGTTGATGCCAGCCTGAGCGCACTCGACCCGGATCCTGGCTCTGGCGTGCAGGCCATTTATCATCAGTTGAACAATCAGCCGGTGCAAACCAGCACCAGCTTTAGCATTGCCGCCTCCGGCATCTACGAGTTGCGTTATGCGGCCCTTGACCGCGCGGGCAATCGTGAAGTGACCCGCACACTCAACATTCGCATTGACAATCTGGCGCCGACCAGTCATGCCACGATCAACGGCACGCCTGGGGATGGCGGCTGGTATTTGCAGCCGATCACGGTCCAACTGACAGCCGCCGATGACTTGAGCGGCGTGACCGGCATCCGTTATCGCATTGACAGCGGCGCCTGGTTCACCGGCACCGAGATCATGCTTGACAGCGATGGCGACCATCGCCTGGAATTTCAGGCTGTGGACGAGGCCGGCAATGTGGAGGCCATCCAAACGTTGCGCCTGCCGCTCGATCAAACCGCACCGTCCACCGCGTATCAGCCGGACCCCAGCAGCATCGTTGGCGACAACGGCTGGTACCGCTCCTTCATCACCATCACCCTGATCCCTCTTGATCTCGGCTCCGGTATCGCCAACACCTACTACCGCATTGATGGCGGCGCCTGGCAAGCCGGCACGCACCTGGTGCTCAACCAGGAGGGCGAACACACGATCGAGTTCTACTCCGTGGATGTGGCCGGCAATGTGGAGATACCTTTTCCGGTTGCGCTGAAGATTGACACGCAGGCGCCCCCCACACCGGCGCCCCCACAGACTGCGCCCTTGTCCTGGACCAACCTGAATAGCTTCGATTTCATCTGGAGCAGGCCCAACGATCGCTCCGGCATCGCCGGCGCCTATTACCGGCTGGGCACACCGCCGACCTTCAACCAGGATGGCACTTTCACCGACATCCAGGTGGTAGACAACATTGCCCTGCCGGCCGAAGGCAGTTACGACTTGTACCTTTGGCTGCGTGACGGCGCCGGTAACGTTGATTATCGCCGGGCAGTGTACGTGGCCAATGCCTTTCGCTATGACACCACCCCGCCCACCACGCAGGCCGAGTTGACCGGCGCCCTGGGCGAGAACAACTGGTACGTCGGCCCGGTCACCGTGTCATTGACAGCCGCTGATGCCCTGGCCGGCGTGGGTAGTACGCTCTTTCGTGTGGACACCCGCGCCTGGCAGACCGGCACCATCGCGCTGATTAGCGGGGCAGATAAGCACACCCTGACCTATTTCTCCACCGATTTGGCCAACAACGTGGAACCCCCGCATGTTCAGACCGTGCGCATTGATCCTGACGCGCCAGGTCCGCCGCAGCAAGTGTCCGTTAGCCCGAGCGGCTGGAGCCATGTCAATAGTTTCGCCGTGGCCTGGACCAGCCCGCTCGACCTATCGGGCGTGGCCGGTATCCACTACAAGTTCGACCAGGCGCCCGTCGGGCCGTACGATGGCGCGTATCTGCCTGGGGTCAGCTTTGCCAGCGGTCTGCAGGTAGAAGGCGAAGGCCAACACACGTTGTATCTCTGGCTGCAGGACTTCGCCGGCAATGTGGATCACAACCAACATATCCGCCTGCTCAACGCCGCGCGCTACGACGCCACCGCTCCGCTGACGACCTTTCGCGCCAGCGGCACTGCCGGCAGCAACGGATGGTACAGCAGTCCGGTGGAAGTGACGCTGACGCCATCCGACGCGGGGTCTGGTGTCGCGTCGACGCGCTATCGCATCAACAGCGGCGCCTGGATCACCGGCACCCAGTTCACCCTGGGCTATGACGGTCAGCACCTCATCGAGTATCACTCGTCCGATGTGGCAGGCAACAACGAGACAGTGCAACTGCGCACCATGAACATAGATGCGACCGCGCCCAGCGCGCGCATCGAAGGCCTGGCGCCCTTCCAGGTGACACCGGTCTTTACCCTGCGTTGGAGCGGCCGCGACCAGCCTGGCTCTGGCGTGACCGGCTATGATGTGCAGACCCGGGCCGGGCGCAGCGGAACCTGGCGAACGATTGCCACCAACGCCCAATTCACCTCCATTCAAGTAACCGGTCAGATCGGGCAAACCACCTATGTGCGCGTGCGGGCGCGCGATGCGGCCGGCAACGTGGGCGCGTACAGCGGCGGTAACGGCGATAGCGCCACCTACATCAACGGTGTCACCAATGGCGAGTTCGAGACCGGCAGTTTCAGTGGCTGGTCCAGCGGCGGCGCCATGCCCACCAGCCTGGCGCCACCGCCAGCACCACCGCCCACCGGCGCCGGCGCGTACAGCGCCTTGCTGGGGAGTCCCGCCTATGGCCATGGCTATCCCAACCCGGTGGTGCCTGTTGGCAGCGCCGCGGTGAGCCAAACGGTCACTGTCCCGCTGATATCCGAATGGCCGCTCATGCGTCTTTCATTTTGGTACCGGGTTTTCACCTATGACGTGGTGTATCACCCGGGTCGCCAGAAACACTACGATTCGTTCGAGGTCTACGTCCTGAGCAGCACCGGCGTAACCATAACCAGACTGCTACAGGACGGCAACACCGACCTGAGTCTGGTGGGGCCGGACAAACCGGTGATAGACCTGGGGTGGAAATTGGTCAGTTTTGACCTAAGCCTCTACGCCGGGCAGACGATCAGGCTGTGGTTTGGCAACTTCAACCGGCAAGATGGCTATTACAACACCTACACCTACCTGGACAGCGTCAGAATTACGACCCCCGTGCGGCGCACCCTGTACCTGCCGCAGGTAAGGTGA
- a CDS encoding tetratricopeptide repeat protein, producing MAVSSADLEQLHAQGMEHYQRREWRLALEYFTRLKKTQPTRQGLDELLDEVRWFLQLESMESGATTSSAAEAVPASKPPSAALAAQRRWLLIALAAAALVLLVAFFIPGGLRERWFNGEQQQMAELYNRGIALLSAGDYDGAIRDFEAILQMEPGNLEAQAEHDRATRLRTLAQLAAQAKTAIADEQWDAAAGFLEQLLALDPTYSADAQSLMTQVERQQTLLGFYNAGQRFYDQGQCPEALAQFEQVRALDDTFRAEGVQEYLFNCYLNEGRTRIGVAGTSEDNIKTAIESFGRALSLRPKNVQATEERQLASYYLDGVRSYNVGDWNQAEGRLRTVYDTRNTYAGGQTAQLLYLIYLRRADQSMALTQYVAALEDYRRALSLEIKDKTTAQAGENAALQALATATPTVTPTRTPTRTPTATRTSTLTPIPPTRTPLPTVPATNTPAPPPTETPAPPTATPIPPTDTPIPPTPTPIR from the coding sequence ATGGCCGTATCATCGGCAGACCTTGAACAACTGCACGCCCAGGGTATGGAACATTACCAGCGCCGCGAATGGCGGCTGGCGCTGGAGTATTTCACGCGCCTGAAAAAAACGCAGCCGACACGTCAGGGCCTGGATGAGCTGTTGGACGAAGTGCGCTGGTTTCTCCAGCTTGAATCCATGGAATCGGGTGCAACCACCAGCAGTGCCGCCGAAGCAGTTCCCGCCAGTAAACCACCTAGCGCTGCGCTGGCCGCGCAGCGGCGCTGGCTTCTGATCGCACTCGCCGCGGCGGCCCTGGTTCTATTGGTTGCCTTTTTCATTCCCGGCGGCTTACGTGAACGCTGGTTCAACGGCGAGCAGCAGCAGATGGCTGAGCTGTACAATCGAGGCATCGCACTGCTCAGCGCGGGCGACTACGATGGCGCGATCCGTGATTTCGAGGCCATTTTGCAGATGGAGCCGGGCAACCTGGAGGCGCAGGCCGAACACGATCGCGCGACGCGCCTGCGCACCCTGGCGCAACTGGCCGCGCAGGCCAAAACCGCGATTGCAGACGAACAATGGGATGCCGCGGCGGGTTTCCTCGAGCAATTGCTGGCCCTCGATCCCACCTATTCAGCCGACGCACAGAGCCTGATGACCCAGGTCGAACGCCAGCAAACTCTCCTGGGCTTCTACAACGCCGGGCAGCGCTTCTACGACCAGGGCCAATGCCCGGAGGCCCTCGCGCAGTTCGAGCAAGTGCGCGCGCTCGATGACACGTTCCGCGCCGAAGGCGTGCAGGAATACCTCTTCAACTGCTACCTGAACGAAGGGCGCACGCGCATCGGCGTCGCGGGTACCTCCGAAGATAACATCAAGACCGCCATCGAGAGCTTTGGGCGCGCACTCAGCCTGCGCCCCAAGAATGTGCAGGCCACCGAAGAGCGTCAACTAGCCAGTTATTACCTGGATGGCGTCCGTTCCTACAACGTGGGCGATTGGAATCAGGCCGAAGGGCGCCTGCGCACAGTCTACGACACCCGCAACACCTACGCCGGCGGGCAAACGGCCCAGTTGCTCTACCTGATCTATCTGCGGCGAGCCGATCAGTCCATGGCCCTCACTCAGTATGTCGCGGCCCTGGAAGATTACCGCCGCGCCCTGTCCCTGGAAATCAAAGACAAGACCACGGCCCAGGCCGGAGAAAATGCGGCCCTGCAGGCGCTCGCCACCGCCACCCCCACCGTCACCCCAACCCGCACCCCAACCCGCACGCCGACGGCCACACGCACCAGTACGCTCACGCCGATTCCGCCCACCAGGACGCCGCTGCCCACCGTGCCGGCCACCAATACACCGGCGCCTCCTCCCACCGAGACGCCAGCGCCCCCCACGGCGACCCCCATCCCCCCCACCGATACCCCCATCCCTCCCACGCCCACCCCCATTCGGTGA